In Panacibacter ginsenosidivorans, the following proteins share a genomic window:
- a CDS encoding dicarboxylate/amino acid:cation symporter, translated as MKILKSLYAQVIIAIFIGIILGIWLPDFAISLKPMSDAFIKLIKMMIVPIIFCTIVNGIAGMEDMKTTGRVGLKALIYFEILTTISLILGLVIVNFVQPGSGMHVNPASLDASGVQGYIKQGQTSGGFVDFLMHIIPENFVSALAEGNILQVLFFAVLFGAGLSQIGDKAQPILKGLHSLTDGLFAVMRIIMRLAPLGALGAMSFTVGKYGFESLASLGKLMLCFYATCAVFIVVILGGILKMYGFNIFRLLKYIGEELWIVLGTSSSESALPALIQKLKKLGCKDSVVGLVVPTGYSFNLDGTCIYLTMAAIFITQAIDMPLTLGQQIYLLLVLLLTSKGAAGVTGAGFITLAATLPVVEHIPVASVALILGIDRFMSESRAITNFIGNAVATIVVAKWEKKIDMEVAKEAIG; from the coding sequence ATGAAAATTTTAAAGAGCCTTTATGCACAGGTTATCATTGCCATATTTATAGGAATTATTCTGGGCATCTGGCTTCCCGATTTTGCTATATCGCTTAAACCCATGAGCGATGCTTTTATCAAGCTCATCAAAATGATGATCGTACCCATCATTTTCTGCACTATTGTTAACGGGATTGCGGGTATGGAAGATATGAAAACTACTGGCCGCGTTGGTTTAAAAGCATTGATCTACTTTGAGATACTGACTACCATTTCCCTTATCCTCGGTTTGGTCATCGTAAACTTTGTGCAGCCTGGCAGCGGTATGCATGTAAATCCCGCAAGTCTTGATGCAAGTGGTGTGCAAGGGTATATAAAACAGGGGCAAACCTCCGGTGGTTTTGTAGATTTCCTGATGCACATTATTCCTGAAAATTTTGTAAGTGCATTGGCAGAAGGAAATATATTGCAGGTATTGTTCTTTGCTGTTTTGTTTGGTGCAGGATTATCACAGATAGGAGATAAAGCTCAACCTATACTTAAAGGTTTGCATAGCTTAACAGATGGTTTGTTTGCAGTAATGCGTATAATAATGCGGCTGGCTCCCCTTGGAGCTTTAGGTGCCATGAGCTTTACGGTTGGTAAATATGGTTTTGAATCACTGGCATCATTAGGAAAACTGATGCTTTGTTTTTATGCTACCTGTGCTGTATTTATTGTAGTAATACTTGGTGGTATTCTTAAAATGTACGGCTTTAATATCTTCAGACTGCTGAAATATATAGGAGAGGAGTTATGGATCGTTTTAGGTACATCGTCGTCAGAAAGTGCATTACCTGCGCTCATTCAAAAATTAAAAAAGCTTGGCTGCAAAGATTCTGTTGTCGGTTTGGTGGTACCAACAGGTTATTCTTTTAACCTTGATGGCACCTGCATTTATCTTACAATGGCCGCCATATTCATCACTCAGGCCATTGATATGCCGCTTACGTTAGGTCAGCAAATTTATTTGTTGCTTGTGTTACTACTTACATCAAAAGGTGCAGCAGGCGTTACCGGCGCGGGATTTATAACCCTTGCAGCAACATTACCTGTTGTTGAGCATATTCCTGTTGCATCAGTTGCATTGATACTCGGCATTGATCGCTTTATGAGCGAATCAAGAGCTATCACCAATTTTATTGGCAATGCAGTGGCTACAATTGTTGTTGCCAAATGGGAAAAGAAAATAGATATGGAAGTTGCAAAAGAAGCAATTGGTTAA
- a CDS encoding SRPBCC family protein, whose protein sequence is MRILRLVLVSFFILFVVVTAIGLLFPATVKVSRATNISAPYDTVYKYLNDVKYWKLWMDGADSSTIVFLSAKTAGVGTVVKIGSGGEVTLTRSTSDSIFSNWKSGEGNIQQSVFTIMKDATGNVTTAQWSFEQQLGWYPWERFGSMANDKILGPIMEQSLDKLKRVLEKK, encoded by the coding sequence ATGCGCATTTTAAGATTAGTACTCGTAAGTTTTTTTATTCTGTTTGTAGTAGTTACTGCAATTGGTTTGTTGTTTCCTGCTACAGTTAAAGTATCGAGGGCAACAAATATTAGTGCCCCATATGATACTGTTTACAAATACCTGAATGATGTAAAATACTGGAAGCTGTGGATGGACGGCGCTGATAGCAGCACCATTGTTTTTCTTTCTGCAAAAACAGCAGGCGTAGGAACAGTAGTAAAAATTGGAAGCGGTGGTGAAGTAACACTTACAAGAAGTACTTCAGACAGCATTTTCAGCAACTGGAAAAGTGGCGAGGGGAATATTCAGCAAAGTGTTTTTACTATAATGAAAGATGCTACAGGTAATGTTACCACTGCGCAATGGTCCTTTGAGCAACAGTTAGGCTGGTATCCGTGGGAACGTTTTGGTTCAATGGCCAACGATAAAATTCTTGGACCGATCATGGAGCAAAGTCTTGATAAACTGAAACGCGTTTTAGAAAAGAAGTAA
- a CDS encoding ABC transporter permease, with product MEVKYSQAKAMFSITKASLKATFRSPSAVIFSIGFPMIFILVFGFIGEGGGFSVNVALDKSSDTTNPVYAAISNVPGIHFVDKPDSLLNEDLEKGNLTAFISIKKNTGNPAYLVKLKTSEAVKTQDLQILQSILNSVISNINNAVYPNAETIATVDKEVQKVPGRVYRQIDFILPGQLGFSLLSAGVFGVAFLFFNLRQQLVLKRFFATPITRTYIVLGEAMSRVLFQMIASVVIVTIGVFGFHFTLVHGVVTFIELMLLSLLGLIVFMGYGFIVSNVAKNESTIPPFANLFTFPQFLLSGTFFPIDVFPKWLQFFCNLLPLTHFNNAMRDISFEGATIFDVWKDVGVLLIWGVLLYAVAIKVFKWE from the coding sequence ATGGAAGTTAAATATAGTCAGGCAAAAGCAATGTTCTCCATTACAAAAGCGAGTCTTAAAGCAACTTTTCGCAGTCCATCAGCAGTAATTTTTAGCATTGGATTTCCCATGATCTTTATTCTGGTGTTTGGTTTTATTGGCGAAGGAGGAGGATTTTCTGTAAATGTGGCGCTGGATAAAAGCAGCGATACTACAAACCCCGTTTACGCCGCTATCAGTAATGTACCCGGAATTCATTTTGTTGACAAACCCGATAGCCTGTTAAACGAAGACCTTGAAAAAGGCAATCTTACTGCATTCATTTCTATCAAAAAAAATACTGGAAACCCAGCTTACTTAGTAAAACTTAAAACTTCTGAAGCCGTAAAAACACAGGATCTTCAAATACTGCAATCGATTTTAAATTCAGTTATCAGCAACATCAATAATGCAGTGTATCCTAACGCGGAAACGATTGCGACTGTTGATAAAGAAGTTCAAAAAGTTCCCGGACGTGTTTACCGGCAAATAGATTTTATACTTCCCGGACAGCTTGGTTTTTCATTGCTCAGTGCCGGTGTTTTTGGGGTTGCTTTTTTATTCTTTAATCTTCGGCAGCAGTTAGTTTTAAAAAGATTTTTTGCAACACCAATTACAAGAACCTACATTGTTTTGGGTGAAGCGATGAGCCGTGTTTTATTTCAAATGATCGCTTCTGTTGTTATTGTAACAATAGGTGTATTTGGTTTTCATTTTACCCTGGTGCATGGCGTTGTAACGTTTATTGAGTTAATGTTACTGTCTTTACTTGGCCTTATTGTCTTCATGGGTTATGGATTTATTGTAAGTAACGTAGCAAAAAACGAAAGCACCATTCCACCATTTGCAAACCTTTTTACATTTCCTCAATTCCTGCTATCGGGCACATTCTTTCCAATAGATGTGTTTCCAAAATGGTTGCAATTTTTTTGTAATCTGTTACCACTAACACATTTCAACAATGCCATGCGTGATATATCTTTTGAAGGCGCCACTATATTCGATGTTTGGAAAGATGTAGGTGTGTTGCTTATCTGGGGCGTACTGTTATATGCAGTAGCCATCAAAGTTTTTAAATGGGAATAA
- the parS gene encoding type II RES/Xre toxin-antitoxin system antitoxin, producing the protein MAKNIKPKKYNTGSPAAVKVDEPVAEYRATKKRLPVVADYPYRKFEKIAALIPFTQKEWSNILHLSERTLQRYSKDNSSFEGIYVDRILQIEQMIQMGLETFTDAEAFYKWLHREKKVLGQVLNFESLYSTQGIQDITDQLGRIQYGVYT; encoded by the coding sequence ATGGCAAAAAATATTAAACCTAAAAAATACAATACAGGTTCTCCTGCAGCCGTAAAGGTTGATGAACCTGTTGCAGAATACAGAGCAACTAAAAAGAGATTGCCTGTTGTAGCTGATTATCCTTATAGAAAATTTGAAAAAATTGCTGCGTTAATTCCTTTTACGCAAAAAGAGTGGTCTAATATATTGCACCTTTCTGAAAGAACTTTGCAAAGATATTCTAAAGATAACAGTAGTTTTGAAGGTATCTATGTAGATAGGATACTTCAGATTGAGCAAATGATACAGATGGGGCTTGAAACATTTACAGATGCTGAAGCCTTTTACAAGTGGTTGCACAGGGAGAAGAAGGTATTAGGGCAAGTACTCAATTTTGAATCGTTATACAGTACACAAGGGATACAAGATATTACAGACCAGCTTGGAAGAATTCAATACGGCGTTTATACATGA
- a CDS encoding polysaccharide deacetylase family protein encodes MFKSIFFGNQATILLLCGLIGLFDGCTNQQNNSKNDIAIDTLPLKKVDTAKVIYLTFDDGPLNGTEGILDALDKEKIPATMFMVGRHMKADTEMKNKFEMAYNDNLLEVANHSFSHANNHYEAYYKDPQKVLEDFNKNQELLNFKDKDARMPGRNTWRIGTRGKDDISANGREAADLLHKNGYNLFGWDLEWQHSAGGKPVQTVQQMFEEIEKRINDPQRCFTPNHFVLLSHDEMFRKPWEVSELKQLVDLLKAKGYEFDHTDNYPGK; translated from the coding sequence ATGTTCAAATCAATTTTTTTTGGCAACCAGGCAACAATTTTATTGCTGTGTGGATTAATTGGTTTATTTGATGGCTGCACTAACCAGCAAAATAATTCAAAAAATGATATTGCTATTGATACGCTGCCTCTAAAAAAAGTTGATACAGCCAAGGTTATTTATCTAACTTTCGATGATGGCCCTCTCAATGGCACAGAAGGAATATTAGACGCGCTGGATAAAGAAAAGATACCTGCTACCATGTTTATGGTTGGGCGGCATATGAAAGCAGATACGGAAATGAAAAATAAGTTTGAAATGGCATATAATGATAATCTGCTGGAAGTAGCAAATCACAGTTTCTCTCACGCAAATAATCATTATGAGGCTTATTATAAAGATCCTCAAAAAGTGCTTGAGGACTTTAATAAAAATCAAGAACTGCTGAACTTTAAAGATAAAGATGCACGTATGCCCGGCAGGAATACATGGCGTATAGGAACCCGCGGAAAAGACGATATATCTGCTAACGGCAGAGAGGCGGCTGACTTATTGCACAAAAATGGGTACAACCTTTTTGGATGGGATCTTGAATGGCAGCATAGTGCAGGTGGAAAGCCTGTACAAACGGTGCAGCAAATGTTTGAAGAAATAGAGAAACGTATTAATGACCCGCAGAGATGTTTTACACCCAATCATTTTGTTTTGCTTTCACATGACGAGATGTTTCGTAAGCCATGGGAGGTTAGTGAACTTAAACAGCTTGTAGACCTCTTAAAGGCAAAGGGATATGAATTTGATCATACTGATAATTATCCCGGCAAATAG
- the sppA gene encoding signal peptide peptidase SppA translates to MKSFLKIFFASFVALTIFSLLAIVIGFWILTSVLQPDKPQVGSKGVLVLDLNVAYNEQEKDNPLSALSGNESGNAPGLYDVVRMLHYAKTDSTIKGLYIKGGYNANGFASSEELRKAVVDFKESKKFVIAYGETLDQKSYYVSTAADKVYCHPQGGIDWDGFSVTLLFMKGLLDKLGVEPQVFYAGKFKSATEPFRFTKMSDPNRLQTTDMLNDLYATFLETTAQARKIDTATLHQLSIDGTIRTASDALANKLVDGLKYDDEVKDELIKKLNIKEADKINFVSLGKYAKAVNFKNSKGDDKIAIIYASGDIVGGKGQDGEIGSDNFVELIRKARLDDDVKAIVFRVNSPGGSSLASDAIWREITLAKKEKPVVVSMGDYAASGGYYISCNADSVFADASTITGSIGVFSLLPNMQKLFNDKLGITFDGVKTAPYADMGGINRPLTEPEKRFLQLSIDSIYSTFKQRVADGRKTDINFIDSIAQGHVYTGQRAISLRLVDRTGTLQDAVNCAARMAKSKSYWLKEYPEKKSFWEELTNVSSYTESASEKTIENKIGKDQYNMLQQVNKIKEMIKTPQSRLPFDLTVN, encoded by the coding sequence ATGAAGAGTTTCCTAAAAATATTTTTTGCTTCGTTCGTGGCATTGACCATTTTCAGTTTACTTGCAATCGTTATTGGCTTCTGGATACTGACAAGTGTTTTACAGCCAGATAAACCGCAGGTTGGCTCAAAAGGTGTTTTGGTGTTAGATCTGAATGTTGCATATAACGAGCAGGAAAAAGATAATCCACTTTCTGCATTATCTGGTAATGAATCTGGTAATGCACCCGGTTTATATGATGTAGTGCGCATGTTGCATTATGCAAAAACAGATAGTACTATTAAGGGTCTTTATATAAAAGGTGGTTATAACGCTAACGGTTTTGCTTCCAGTGAAGAGTTACGTAAAGCTGTAGTTGATTTTAAGGAAAGTAAAAAGTTTGTAATTGCTTATGGAGAAACATTGGACCAAAAGTCATATTATGTTTCTACAGCAGCAGATAAAGTTTACTGTCATCCTCAGGGTGGTATTGATTGGGACGGGTTTTCAGTAACACTTTTGTTCATGAAAGGTTTGTTGGATAAACTTGGCGTAGAGCCACAGGTATTTTATGCAGGTAAATTTAAAAGTGCTACAGAACCTTTCCGTTTTACAAAAATGTCTGATCCTAATCGCCTTCAGACCACAGATATGCTTAACGATCTGTACGCAACTTTTCTCGAAACAACAGCTCAGGCCAGGAAAATTGATACGGCTACGTTACATCAGCTTTCTATTGACGGCACCATAAGAACTGCTTCTGATGCTTTAGCAAATAAATTGGTAGATGGATTAAAATATGACGATGAAGTAAAAGATGAACTAATAAAAAAACTAAACATTAAAGAAGCCGATAAGATCAATTTTGTTTCATTGGGTAAATATGCAAAAGCAGTAAATTTCAAAAATAGCAAAGGAGATGACAAGATCGCAATAATTTATGCATCCGGAGATATAGTAGGTGGTAAAGGTCAGGATGGGGAAATAGGCAGTGATAATTTCGTGGAACTTATCAGAAAAGCAAGATTGGATGATGATGTAAAAGCGATCGTATTTCGTGTTAATTCACCAGGCGGTAGTTCGTTAGCGAGTGATGCGATCTGGAGAGAGATAACGCTTGCAAAAAAAGAAAAACCGGTTGTTGTTAGTATGGGTGATTATGCCGCATCCGGAGGTTATTATATTAGCTGCAATGCTGATTCTGTTTTTGCAGATGCAAGCACTATTACCGGCTCAATTGGTGTATTTAGTTTACTCCCTAATATGCAGAAACTTTTCAACGATAAACTCGGCATCACTTTCGATGGCGTTAAAACTGCACCTTATGCAGATATGGGCGGCATTAACCGCCCACTTACCGAACCGGAAAAAAGATTTTTGCAGTTATCTATAGATTCAATTTATAGCACTTTCAAACAGCGTGTTGCTGATGGCAGAAAAACTGATATTAATTTTATTGACAGTATAGCACAGGGTCATGTTTATACTGGTCAACGTGCTATCTCTTTGAGACTTGTTGACAGAACAGGCACTTTACAGGATGCCGTTAATTGTGCAGCAAGAATGGCAAAAAGTAAGAGCTACTGGTTAAAAGAATATCCTGAAAAGAAATCGTTTTGGGAGGAATTAACAAATGTCAGTTCTTATACTGAATCAGCAAGCGAAAAAACCATTGAAAATAAAATTGGGAAAGATCAATATAACATGCTGCAACAGGTAAACAAAATAAAAGAGATGATTAAAACACCTCAATCCAGGCTGCCTTTTGATCTAACAGTCAATTAA
- a CDS encoding helix-turn-helix transcriptional regulator has translation MNRIDRVTAILIQLQSKKIVKAQDIADRFQISLRTVYRDVKTLEEAGIPIIGEAGVGYSIMDGYRLPPVMFTKEEATAFLTAEKIIEKFTDASTEASYKSAMYKVRAVLRNADKELLENMEDHIQVIRNVLPFDAETSRDRLQPFLKSIVEQKIVHVRYTAFHSDETTERDIEPVGIFYASGYWHVIAYCRMRKDYRDFRADRINSISLTDESFHTEHPTLKNYLEKFVQQQQLEKIVINVERKAAKYLEGQKHYYGFVNEQKVSDKIQMTFLSASSESFIRWYIMFADHAEIVYPDSLKETLKNYLRKMADKFL, from the coding sequence ATGAATCGTATTGACAGAGTTACTGCTATACTTATACAACTACAATCCAAAAAAATAGTAAAAGCACAGGATATTGCTGACCGTTTCCAGATCAGTTTACGCACAGTTTATCGTGATGTAAAAACACTTGAAGAAGCTGGCATACCCATAATTGGTGAAGCGGGTGTTGGTTATTCAATCATGGATGGATATCGTTTGCCACCTGTAATGTTTACAAAAGAAGAAGCAACGGCATTTCTTACTGCAGAAAAAATAATAGAAAAATTTACAGATGCATCTACAGAAGCAAGTTATAAATCTGCTATGTATAAAGTGCGTGCTGTATTACGCAATGCTGACAAAGAACTGCTTGAAAACATGGAAGATCATATACAGGTTATAAGAAACGTTTTACCTTTTGATGCAGAGACTTCAAGGGACAGGCTTCAACCATTTTTAAAAAGTATAGTGGAACAAAAAATTGTTCATGTACGTTACACAGCTTTTCATTCAGATGAAACAACTGAAAGAGATATTGAACCTGTGGGTATTTTTTATGCAAGCGGTTACTGGCACGTTATTGCGTATTGCAGAATGCGTAAGGATTACAGGGATTTTAGGGCAGACCGTATCAATTCAATAAGCCTGACTGATGAATCATTTCACACGGAACATCCCACCCTTAAAAATTATCTTGAGAAGTTTGTACAACAGCAGCAATTAGAAAAAATAGTTATTAACGTAGAAAGGAAAGCTGCAAAATATTTAGAAGGCCAGAAACATTATTATGGCTTTGTAAACGAGCAGAAGGTAAGTGATAAAATTCAAATGACTTTCTTATCAGCTTCTTCCGAATCCTTTATAAGATGGTATATTATGTTTGCAGATCATGCAGAAATTGTTTACCCGGATTCTCTAAAAGAAACATTGAAAAACTACCTGCGTAAAATGGCTGATAAATTTTTATAG
- the rpsP gene encoding 30S ribosomal protein S16 codes for MAVKIRLQRHGSKKRPFYFIVVADARAPRDGKFIQKIGTYNPLTVPATIQLDRQKALEWLHKGAQPTDTVRRILSFKGVLYLKHLLRGVKLGLFDEATAMVKFQKWHEEHEANVRRRTDEHRKAQRSRRPYGQSERRYEQKGESSGQ; via the coding sequence ATGGCAGTTAAAATCAGACTTCAGAGACACGGAAGTAAAAAAAGGCCTTTCTATTTTATTGTAGTAGCCGATGCCCGTGCACCCCGTGATGGAAAATTTATCCAGAAAATCGGAACTTACAACCCACTTACAGTACCAGCAACAATTCAGCTCGACAGGCAGAAAGCCCTTGAGTGGCTGCACAAAGGTGCACAGCCAACTGATACCGTAAGACGCATCCTTTCGTTTAAAGGTGTATTATACCTTAAGCACCTGCTGCGTGGCGTAAAGCTTGGTTTGTTTGATGAAGCTACCGCAATGGTTAAGTTTCAAAAGTGGCACGAAGAGCATGAAGCCAACGTAAGACGTCGTACAGACGAACACAGAAAGGCGCAGCGTTCAAGACGTCCTTATGGACAGTCCGAAAGACGTTATGAGCAAAAAGGTGAAAGTTCAGGTCAGTAA
- the folK gene encoding 2-amino-4-hydroxy-6-hydroxymethyldihydropteridine diphosphokinase — MNKAYLLTGGNLGNRSDNLLTAYNYIKQYCGEIVRKSSIYETAAWGLENQPDFYNQVLLINTELKAHKLIETLLRIENIMGRERAVKMGPRTIDIDILFFNNDIINEPNLIVPHPRMHQRRFVLMPLAEIAPDFVHPVFNKSVAQLLEECADTLNVYKIDSNN, encoded by the coding sequence ATGAATAAAGCATACCTGCTGACAGGCGGCAATTTAGGCAACCGTTCGGACAATCTGTTAACGGCGTATAATTATATTAAACAATACTGTGGCGAAATAGTTCGTAAATCGTCTATATATGAAACAGCCGCATGGGGTTTGGAAAATCAGCCTGACTTTTATAACCAGGTACTACTTATTAATACAGAATTAAAGGCTCACAAACTTATTGAAACATTATTGCGTATAGAAAACATAATGGGACGGGAACGGGCAGTGAAGATGGGCCCACGCACCATTGATATTGACATTCTTTTTTTCAACAACGATATTATTAACGAGCCCAACCTTATAGTTCCCCATCCACGCATGCACCAAAGACGTTTTGTATTGATGCCACTTGCAGAAATTGCTCCCGATTTCGTACATCCTGTTTTTAATAAAAGCGTGGCCCAATTACTCGAAGAATGTGCAGATACCCTGAATGTGTATAAAATTGATTCCAACAACTGA
- a CDS encoding RES family NAD+ phosphorylase — translation MIVYRFSHPKYADDISGNGARLKGGRWNLPGTPVVYTSESISLGLLEVLANASTLEQLQLIQLIEIEIPDNIGIHEIAVGKLKKDWWKDFEYTQWMGTTIMKSNAPLIIKCPSVVVEQENNFLLNPAHESFKKIKLKARNNFRFDERLFKV, via the coding sequence ATGATAGTTTACAGATTTTCGCATCCAAAATATGCTGATGATATTTCAGGAAATGGTGCCAGGCTTAAGGGTGGCAGATGGAATTTACCCGGTACGCCTGTAGTCTATACCAGTGAAAGCATATCTCTCGGTTTACTCGAAGTACTGGCGAATGCAAGTACTTTAGAGCAATTACAATTAATTCAATTAATAGAGATCGAAATTCCAGATAACATAGGCATTCACGAAATAGCTGTAGGGAAATTAAAAAAAGATTGGTGGAAAGATTTTGAATATACACAATGGATGGGAACTACGATTATGAAATCCAATGCGCCACTAATTATCAAATGTCCATCTGTAGTTGTAGAGCAGGAAAATAATTTTTTACTAAATCCTGCACATGAATCTTTTAAAAAGATAAAATTAAAGGCGAGAAATAATTTCAGGTTTGACGAAAGACTCTTTAAAGTTTAA
- the bshC gene encoding bacillithiol biosynthesis cysteine-adding enzyme BshC has product MEANCTYLAYSQTNYFSDLVIDYLNADEKLQPFYRYGVSKAGIKQSIEARRLFPQQRAVLVQELKKQYDALPKTKALGNNMELLNNENTFTITTAHQPNIFTGPLYFIYKILHTIELAATLKKQLPEYNFVPVYYMGSEDADLDEIGNIKIDGVAYGWQTDQTGAVGRMKVDNAFLQLIAQMHGQLGVLPFGNELIDTFRRVYSKGKTIQSATLELVNDLFGKYGLVVLIPDNATLKKLFIPVVEKELREGFSHKAVSATIAALEKHHKPQAGGRELNLFYLKDNKRERIEKVDNRYKIDALGLKFSEDEIIKELYDYPDRFSANVILRGAFQETVLPNIAFIGGGGELAYWLELKSVFEAVDIPYPVLLLRNSFLVIEEKWVKKINELGIKAADLFQPAFEIMNSIVAGRSSKQFALNGELKHIENLYTQIKTLAGAVDETLHDHVIALKVKALKQLRELEKKMLRAEKRKFEVEQHNLGKLQSALFPGNNLQERVENFSLFYSKYGIEFIDMLLKYSLAMEQEFGILQLNS; this is encoded by the coding sequence ATGGAAGCAAATTGTACGTATCTCGCTTATAGCCAAACGAACTATTTTTCAGACTTAGTCATTGATTACCTGAATGCAGATGAAAAACTGCAACCCTTTTACCGATATGGAGTAAGTAAGGCAGGTATTAAACAATCTATTGAAGCAAGGAGACTTTTTCCCCAGCAAAGAGCTGTACTGGTGCAGGAGCTGAAAAAGCAATATGACGCTTTGCCAAAAACAAAGGCGCTTGGTAATAATATGGAATTGCTGAACAATGAGAATACTTTTACTATTACAACAGCACACCAACCGAATATTTTTACCGGTCCTCTATACTTTATTTACAAGATACTGCACACAATAGAGCTTGCTGCAACATTAAAAAAACAATTACCTGAATACAATTTTGTACCTGTTTATTATATGGGAAGTGAAGATGCAGACCTTGATGAAATAGGTAATATAAAAATTGATGGCGTTGCTTATGGCTGGCAAACAGATCAAACTGGTGCTGTTGGCAGAATGAAAGTTGATAATGCCTTTCTGCAACTTATTGCTCAAATGCATGGCCAGCTTGGAGTATTGCCTTTTGGTAATGAATTGATTGATACCTTCAGGAGGGTTTACAGTAAAGGAAAGACCATACAGTCAGCAACACTTGAACTGGTAAATGATTTATTTGGGAAATATGGATTGGTAGTACTAATACCGGATAATGCGACTCTTAAGAAATTATTTATACCGGTAGTAGAAAAAGAATTAAGAGAAGGATTTTCTCATAAGGCTGTAAGTGCAACCATTGCGGCATTAGAAAAACATCACAAACCACAGGCTGGCGGAAGAGAATTGAATTTGTTTTATTTGAAAGACAATAAACGGGAACGAATAGAGAAGGTTGATAACCGCTACAAAATAGATGCCTTAGGTTTAAAGTTTTCTGAAGATGAAATAATAAAGGAATTGTATGATTATCCGGATAGATTCAGCGCAAATGTAATTCTGCGTGGCGCTTTCCAGGAAACAGTGCTGCCCAATATTGCATTTATCGGAGGAGGCGGAGAGCTGGCTTATTGGCTGGAATTGAAGTCTGTTTTTGAAGCGGTTGATATTCCGTATCCTGTTTTATTACTTCGTAATTCATTCTTAGTTATAGAAGAAAAATGGGTGAAAAAAATAAATGAATTAGGGATAAAAGCAGCAGACCTTTTCCAACCTGCTTTTGAAATAATGAATAGCATTGTTGCCGGAAGAAGCAGCAAACAGTTTGCATTAAATGGAGAACTAAAGCATATTGAGAATCTTTATACCCAAATAAAAACACTTGCGGGTGCTGTTGATGAAACCCTGCATGATCATGTTATTGCATTAAAAGTAAAGGCGTTAAAACAGTTACGTGAACTTGAAAAGAAAATGTTACGCGCTGAAAAAAGAAAATTTGAAGTTGAACAACACAACCTTGGCAAATTACAATCTGCATTATTCCCGGGGAATAATTTGCAGGAAAGAGTGGAAAATTTTTCTCTGTTTTATTCGAAATATGGAATTGAGTTTATAGATATGCTGCTTAAGTATTCTCTTGCGATGGAACAGGAATTTGGCATACTGCAATTAAATTCCTGA